A stretch of Synergistota bacterium DNA encodes these proteins:
- the ychF gene encoding redox-regulated ATPase YchF: MPLSVGIVGLPNAGKSTLFNALTKAGVLVAGYPFSTVEPHKGVASVPDDRLEKLARMLNPPKVVPAEVEFYDIAGLVRGASKGEGLGNQFLSHIRGVDAVVEVVRAFEEGSVSHPEGSVDPVRDAEIIEVELMLSDLELVEKWIDKLGRSARVGDKKARKELSFLEEVRELLLKGEPLRKSFSHEDLEKLSKEYQLLSTKPHLYYLNSTEEVDKSLLDRFIKWASSRESPVVWGSARLEAELAELSPQEAREFIEEMDFESSIGKLIRVSYELLNLITFFTFNKKELRAWSIKKGTKVPQAAGKIHSDMERGFIKAEVIGSLNLLEVGDYKLAKERGLVRVEGKDYEVQDGDVIYIIFKA; encoded by the coding sequence ATGCCTCTTTCGGTTGGAATAGTTGGATTGCCAAATGCTGGTAAATCGACCCTTTTTAATGCTCTCACTAAAGCGGGAGTCTTGGTGGCAGGATACCCGTTCTCAACGGTTGAGCCTCATAAAGGGGTTGCTTCTGTTCCTGACGATAGGTTGGAGAAGCTCGCTCGGATGCTTAATCCTCCTAAGGTCGTTCCCGCAGAAGTGGAGTTTTACGACATAGCGGGTTTAGTCAGGGGAGCGAGCAAGGGAGAGGGATTAGGCAATCAGTTTTTAAGCCATATAAGGGGTGTGGATGCGGTTGTTGAGGTGGTTAGGGCTTTTGAGGAGGGAAGCGTTTCTCACCCTGAGGGAAGCGTTGACCCCGTGAGAGATGCTGAGATCATAGAGGTTGAGCTCATGCTTTCGGATTTGGAGCTCGTTGAGAAATGGATTGATAAGCTCGGAAGAAGCGCGCGTGTCGGAGATAAAAAAGCGAGGAAAGAACTTTCGTTTCTTGAAGAGGTAAGGGAGCTATTACTTAAAGGGGAGCCTTTAAGAAAATCTTTCTCGCATGAGGATCTTGAGAAGCTGTCTAAGGAATACCAGCTTCTTTCAACTAAACCGCATCTTTACTATCTGAATTCGACTGAAGAGGTAGATAAATCTCTGCTTGATCGCTTTATAAAATGGGCTTCTTCTCGCGAAAGTCCTGTGGTGTGGGGCTCTGCGCGCCTTGAGGCAGAGTTGGCTGAGCTATCTCCTCAAGAAGCAAGAGAATTTATCGAGGAGATGGATTTTGAATCCTCTATCGGTAAGTTGATTCGTGTTTCTTATGAACTTTTGAATCTCATAACCTTTTTTACTTTTAACAAAAAGGAATTAAGGGCTTGGTCGATAAAGAAGGGAACGAAGGTTCCACAGGCTGCAGGGAAGATACACAGTGATATGGAAAGAGGTTTTATAAAGGCAGAGGTTATTGGCTCTCTTAATCTTCTTGAAGTAGGGGATTATAAGCTTGCAAAGGAGCGGGGGCTTGTTAGGGTAGAGGGGAAAGATTATGAGGTTCAGGATGGAGATGTAATATACATAATCTTCAAGGCTTAG